The stretch of DNA TTCCGAAGTGTTCGAAGATCAGATCAGCTGCGCCGACATCATCCTGCTGACCAAACCCGACCTCGCCGGGCCCGACGGCATCGCCAGGGCCAAAGAGATCATCGCAGCCGAGGCCCCCCGCCCCCTTCCGATCGTCGAAGTGGCCGAAGGCGCCGTGGACCCCCGCGTGATCCTCGGGCTTGAGGCCGCCGCCGAAGACGACATGGACGCACGCCCTAGCCACCACGACGGCCATGACGACCACGAACATGACGATTTCGAGAGCGTCATCATCGACATCCCCGAAGTGGACGATCCCACCGACCTCGTCGCCCGGATCGAAGCCATGGCAAAGAGCCAGAACATCCTGCGCGTCAAAGGCTACGCCGCCGTCACCGGCAAACCCATGCGCCTGCTGGTACAAGCCGTGGGTGCCCGCGTCCGCCACCAGTTCGACCGCCCGTGGGGCCCGAACGAGCCGCGGCAGGGCCGTTTGGTCGTGATTGCCGAACATGACGACGTGAACGCGGCAGCGATCCGGTCGGCATTGACCGATGTTCCGGCAGCCGCCGAATAGGAACCGCCCCCGATGCACGTCGTCTTCCGCGAAAGCCACGGGCTCGAAGAGACCGAGACACCCACCGATCTGGGGCAGACGCCCGCGGATCTGGTGGTGCTGTCCTTCTCCGACAGCGACCTCGGGGCTTTTGCTGCGGCGTATCACCGGGCGGACGGCAAGCTGCCGACCGTGCGGCTGGCAAACCTCGTCGGCCTCAAGCATCCGCTCTCTGTCGACACCTACATCGAACAGACGCTGGAAGGGGCCAAAGGCATCCTGATCCGCCTCATCGGCGGCGTCCCCTACTGGGCGTATGGGCTGCAACAAGTCGAAACACTCTGTCAGCAAAAGGGCATCGCGCTCGCCGTCCTGCCTGCCGATGGCCGCGCTGACCCAAGGCTCGATGCCATCTCGACCCTGCCGGTCTCCACGCTCCGCCGCCTCGCCCATCTTTGCGACACCGGCGGTGCAGTTGCGGCACAAGCCGCTCTGGCCCAAATGGCACTCGCCTCCGGCCTCTACGCCGGGCCGGTCAAGGGTGCCAAATCCCTGCCATCCGTCGGCGCATGGACGCCCGAAGACGGCGTTGCCTGCCCGCTGATCGTCACCGCAGATGACAAACCCCTCATCCTTGTCACATTCTACCGCGCCTATCTCGCTGCTGCCGACCTCTCGCCCATAGAAGCCACATTCGACGCCCTGCGCGCACGCGGCTTTCGCGTCCTCGGCCTTTTCGCCCCGTCGCTCAAGGCCCCCGAACCTGCCGCATGGATGGCCCGCCAAATCGCGCATCTGAAACCTGCGGCTATCGTCAACGCCACCGCCTTCTCCGGCATCGGCGCGAACGGAACCTCTCCGCTTGACGCCGGCAACGTCCCCGTCTTCCAGATCGCGCTGGCCACCTCCACCCGCGAGGCATGGGCGGAAGCCGAACGCGGCCTCTCCCCCACCGACCTCGCTATGCACGTGGTCCTACCGGAGGTGGACGGACGCCTGTTCGCAGGCGTCGCGTCCTTCAAGGAACCGCAGCCGCGCGACGACGCCCTGCAATTCGCAAGATACGCGCACAAGGCCGACACTCAGCGGATCGACGCCGTGGCCGACCGGGTCAAAGCCTGGACTGACCTTGCTGCCACCCCCCCGCCCGACCGCGCCCTCGCCCTGATCCTCAGCACCTATCCGGGCAAGGACTGGAACATGGCGCATGCCGTCGGTCTCGACGCGCTCGCCTCAGCCGAGGCGATCCTGTCCGACCTGAAAGGCGCAGGTCATACAACCGAAGCTGCTCCGATTGCTCGCGCGCTCGAAACCGAAACCATCAGCTGGCCGCTCGCGGACTACAAAGCCGCTCTCGCACGTTTGCCGCGATCTCTAAAAGACGACATCACAGCCGCATGGGGCACCCCCGAACAGGATACCGACGAGGGCCACTTCCACTTCAAAGCCAAACGTCGCGGCAACATCCTCATCGCCCTGCAACCCGAACGCGGAAACCCGCAGCAACGCGACGACGACTACCACGACCTCGCCCGCACCCCGCGCCACGCTTATGTTGCCTTCTACCTCTGGCTTCAAAGCCAGACACAGGCGCTGGTCCACATCGGCGCGCACGGCACGCTCGAATGGCTGCCCGGCAAATCCGTCGCACTGTCTCATACGTGCTGGCCCGAAGCCCTGACCGGCACCCTGCCCGTCATCTACCCCTTCATCGTCAACGACCCCGGCGAGGCCGCCCAAGCCAAGCGCCGCATCGGCGCCGTCACCCTTGGCCACCTGCCACCCCCGATGAAGGACAGCGCCACGCCCGACCGTTTCGTCCGGCTCGAAACCCTTCTCGACGAGTTCTCCAACGCCGACGGTCTCGACCCCAAGCGCCGCGACCGTTTGCAGGATGACATCCGCGAAGAAGCCCAGGCAATTGGAGTCGAGAACGACCTCGGCCTCGACCGCGCGACATGCAGTGCCGAAGCCATCACCCGCATCGACCGCTTTGTTTGCGACATCAAGGAAAGCCAGTTCGGCGATGGCTTGCACATCTGGGGGCAAGACGCAGACACGGAACGCACCGCTCTGATCGACGCCCTGAACGGCAAGCGTATCGCGGGCGGCCCCTCTGGCTCACCCCATCGCGGGCGCCGCGACGTGCTGCCCACGGGCCGCAACCTCTACACCACCGATCCGCGCTCAGTCCCAACCCGCGCGGCCTATGCCCAGGGTGTAAAACTGGCCGAGGAACTCGTGCGCCGCCACCTCCAGGAAGAAGGCGACTGGCCCCGTGGCCTGATCGTGGACCTCTGGGGCTCCGCCACCATGCGCACGGCGGGTGAAGAGTTCGCCATGGGACTACACCTGCTCGGCGTCAAACCGGTCTGGGACAAAGGCTCCGAACGCGTCTCCGGCATCGAAGTGCTGCCCATCACAGACCTTGACCGCCCGCGTATCGACGTCACCTTGCGTGTCTCTGGGCTGTTCCGCGACGTGTTCCCGACGCTCTCCGCCCTCTTCGGCCAAGCCGTCCGCGCGCTGGCCGCGCGCGACGAAGCACCAGACTGGAACCCCTACGCAGGCCAGACGCCCGCCTCCCGCGTCTACGGCCCCGCCCCCGGCAGCTTCGGCCTTGGCATGGGTGCAGACATCGAAACCTTCACCGACGAAGCGCGCACCGCCGCAGGGCAAGCCTGGCTCGCCGCCAGCGCCTACGCGCTCGACGGCACGAAGACGGTCAAGGATGAGGCGGGCATCCGCGCCCGCGTCGCCGCCGCCGACAGCTTCGTCCACCTGCAAGATCTGCCCGAAACCGACGTGCTTCTGGCCTCCGACTACGCCGCCCATGAAGCAGGTTTCGCCGCCGCACAAGCCGTGACCGGGGGCAAGGCGTCCCTCTACCACCTCGACAGCACAAACCCCGACCGACCCCGCGCCCGCACCCTGCCCGAGGAAATCGCCCGCGTCGTCCAGGCCCGCGCCACGCAGGTCCGGTGGCTGCGTGGCATGATGCGCCACGGCTTCCGCGGCGGGGCGGAAATCGCCGCCACCCTTGACCACATGGCCGCCTTCGCACATCTCGCGGGCGTCGTCGGCCCCCACCTCTTTGACGCCTACCATGACGCCACCCTCGGCGACCCCGAGGTTGCCGCCTTCCTCCAAGACGCCAACCCCGGCGCGTACCAAGCCATGCAGGACCAGTTCGCCGCCCTTGACGCCGCGGGCCTCTGGCACACCCGCCGCAACTCGATCCGCGCCAGCCTTGAGGCCGCACAATGAGTATCAAAGGCTGGTGCCCCGGCGCCTGGCGCCCCATGATGTCCGGCGACGGCCTGATCGTGCGCATACGCCCGCGTCTGGCCCGCCTGACCCAAGTTCAAACCCTTGGCCTCTGCGCCCTCAGCCAAACGCACGGCAACGGCATCATCGACCTCACCAGCCGCGCCAACCTGCAAATGCGTGGCATCAACGGGAACCAATACGACAGCCTCCTCCAAGCGCTCCAAGACCTCGACCTGCTCGACGCCACACCCGAGGCAGAGGCCAAGCGAAATATCGTCACCACGCCCAAATGGCAGGACGGCGACCTCACCATGCGCCTGCACGCCAAGATCATCAGCGCCCTGCCGGACATGCCCACGCTCCCGGCCAAGATGGGTATCGCCATCGACACCGGGCCCGCACCGCTCCTGTCGGACACCTCCGCCGATTTCCGCTTCGAACGCAGCCCGGACGGCATCATCCTGCGCGCCGACGGCGCCGAACACGGCCAGCCCGTCACCGAACACACAGCCGCAGCGGCGCTGATCGACCTCGCCAACTGGTTCCTCGGCACAAACGGCGCAGCCGCCGGTCGCATGGCCAAACACCTCAAAACCACCGCCCTGCCAGCCGTATGGCAAACCACTGGCCCGGCCCCCGCCGCACCACGCCTCCAACCCGGCAACCACACCTACGGCGCGCCCTTCGGCAGCATTGACGCCTCTGACCTCGCCGCCCTCATCCAAGACAGCCAAGCCATGGCCCTCCGCGTCACCCCCTGGCGTCTCTTCACACTCGAAAACGCAAAAGCCCACGCGCCCCATGGCTTCATCACCGACGCAAACGACCCGCTCCTGCACACCCACGCCTGTCCCGGCGCCCCCGCCTGCGCTTCCGCCACGGTCGACACCCGCAGCCTCGCCCGACAACTGGCCAAACCCGGCCTCCACATCTCGGGCTGTGCAAAAGGTTGCGCGCACCCGCGCCGCGCGACCACCACGCTCGTGGGCAACAACGGCACGTTCGACCTTGTGGAAAACGGCCATCCATGGGATGCCCCCCGCCAGCGCGGCCTCACGGCCCAAGACCTCCTGACGCCAGCGAGCTAAAATGCCCTACGAATACGAAACCGACGGCGCAGCCATCTACCTGCAAAGCTTCGCGACCATCCGTGCCGAAGCTGACCTCGACCAGTTCGCCCCGGACGAAGAACAGGTCGCCGTCCGCATGATCCACGCGGCCGGTCTCGTGGGCCTCGAACAAAACTGCCTCTTCTCGCCGGGCTTTGTCCAAGCCGCCCGAGCAGCCCTCGAAGCAGGCGCCCCCATCCTCTGCGATGCGCGCATGGTCAGCGAGGGGATCACACGCCCCCGCCTGCCCGCAAACAACGATGTCATCTGCACGCTTCACAACGACGGCGTCCGCGAACTGGCAGCGGACATGCAAAACACCCGCTCCGCTGCCGCCCTCGAACTCTGGCGCCCCCATCTGCAAGGCGCCGTCGTCGCCATCGGCAACGCCCCGACAGCGCTCTTCCACCTGCTGAACATGCTCGAAGACCCCGACTGCCCGCGCCCCGCCGCCATCATCGGCTGCCCCGTGGGCTTCGTGGGTGCTGTCGAATCCAAGGACGCGCTCTGGGCCGACCAACCCGTCCCCTGCTGCATCGTCCAGGGGCGGCTCGGCGGCAGCGCCATCACCGTCGCCGCAGTCAACGCCATCGCGAGCCGCAAAGAGTAATGGCGCAGACGACGGGCACCATCCACGGCGTCGGCCTCGGCCCCGGCGCGCAAGACCTGCTCAGCGTCCGCGCCGACCGGCTGGTGCGGAACGCCAAACACGTCGCCTTTTTCCGCAAGGCAGGCCGCCCCGGCCAGGCACGGCGCATCGTCAACGGCATGCTGGCCGACACAGCCATCGAATTCCCCATGGAGTACCCGGTCACGACGGAAATCCCCCTGACCGACCCGCGCTACAACCAAATCATGTCGGCCTTTTACACCGACTGCACAGCTCACCTGCGCAGACTTGCCGAAGGGGGCGAAGACGTGGTGGTCCTGTGCGAAGGCGATCCGTTCTTCTACGGTTCGTTCATGCACCTCTACACAAGGCTCGAACCACACGTACCTGTCGAAGTTGTTCCCGCCATCACCGGCATGTCCGGCGCATGGACGGCCACGGGCGCACCGATCACATGGGGCGACGACATCCTGACGATCCTCATGGGCACGCTGGACGAGGACACGCTTGTGCACCGAATGGGCCAGGCCGACGCGCTGGTGGTGATGAAGATCGGGCGCAACATCGACAAGGTACGCAGCGCATTGAAACGCGCAGGCAAGTTCGAAGACGCCTACCTGATCGAATACGCTGCCATGCCAAACCAGAACGTGCAAAAGCTGTGCGAGGCCGAGGGCAAGGTAACCCCCTATTTCTCGATCATCGTGGTCCATGGGCAGGGCCGTCGCCCATGACGGGCTGGGTGCGCATCGCAGGCCTCGGCCCCGGCGACGACGCCCTGATCACGCCCGAAGTCTCGGATGTACTGACCCAGGCCACCGACATCGTGGGCTACATACCGTATGTCAAACGCATCGCGAACCGCCCCGGCCTGACCCTGCACGCCAGCGACAACCGGGTCGAGATTGACCGCT from Tateyamaria omphalii encodes:
- the cobW gene encoding cobalamin biosynthesis protein CobW, with amino-acid sequence MANLNKVPVTVITGFLGSGKTTLVRHLMQNPQGKRLAVVVNEFGDVGVDGDILKSCAIPDCPAENIMELANGCICCTVADDFIPTIEALMALDPQPEHILIETSGLALPKPLLKAFDWPDIRSRITVDGVIALADAEAVAAGRFAPDVAAVDAQREADDSLDHETPLSEVFEDQISCADIILLTKPDLAGPDGIARAKEIIAAEAPRPLPIVEVAEGAVDPRVILGLEAAAEDDMDARPSHHDGHDDHEHDDFESVIIDIPEVDDPTDLVARIEAMAKSQNILRVKGYAAVTGKPMRLLVQAVGARVRHQFDRPWGPNEPRQGRLVVIAEHDDVNAAAIRSALTDVPAAAE
- the cobN gene encoding cobaltochelatase subunit CobN; the encoded protein is MHVVFRESHGLEETETPTDLGQTPADLVVLSFSDSDLGAFAAAYHRADGKLPTVRLANLVGLKHPLSVDTYIEQTLEGAKGILIRLIGGVPYWAYGLQQVETLCQQKGIALAVLPADGRADPRLDAISTLPVSTLRRLAHLCDTGGAVAAQAALAQMALASGLYAGPVKGAKSLPSVGAWTPEDGVACPLIVTADDKPLILVTFYRAYLAAADLSPIEATFDALRARGFRVLGLFAPSLKAPEPAAWMARQIAHLKPAAIVNATAFSGIGANGTSPLDAGNVPVFQIALATSTREAWAEAERGLSPTDLAMHVVLPEVDGRLFAGVASFKEPQPRDDALQFARYAHKADTQRIDAVADRVKAWTDLAATPPPDRALALILSTYPGKDWNMAHAVGLDALASAEAILSDLKGAGHTTEAAPIARALETETISWPLADYKAALARLPRSLKDDITAAWGTPEQDTDEGHFHFKAKRRGNILIALQPERGNPQQRDDDYHDLARTPRHAYVAFYLWLQSQTQALVHIGAHGTLEWLPGKSVALSHTCWPEALTGTLPVIYPFIVNDPGEAAQAKRRIGAVTLGHLPPPMKDSATPDRFVRLETLLDEFSNADGLDPKRRDRLQDDIREEAQAIGVENDLGLDRATCSAEAITRIDRFVCDIKESQFGDGLHIWGQDADTERTALIDALNGKRIAGGPSGSPHRGRRDVLPTGRNLYTTDPRSVPTRAAYAQGVKLAEELVRRHLQEEGDWPRGLIVDLWGSATMRTAGEEFAMGLHLLGVKPVWDKGSERVSGIEVLPITDLDRPRIDVTLRVSGLFRDVFPTLSALFGQAVRALAARDEAPDWNPYAGQTPASRVYGPAPGSFGLGMGADIETFTDEARTAAGQAWLAASAYALDGTKTVKDEAGIRARVAAADSFVHLQDLPETDVLLASDYAAHEAGFAAAQAVTGGKASLYHLDSTNPDRPRARTLPEEIARVVQARATQVRWLRGMMRHGFRGGAEIAATLDHMAAFAHLAGVVGPHLFDAYHDATLGDPEVAAFLQDANPGAYQAMQDQFAALDAAGLWHTRRNSIRASLEAAQ
- a CDS encoding cobalamin biosynthesis protein CobG — translated: MSIKGWCPGAWRPMMSGDGLIVRIRPRLARLTQVQTLGLCALSQTHGNGIIDLTSRANLQMRGINGNQYDSLLQALQDLDLLDATPEAEAKRNIVTTPKWQDGDLTMRLHAKIISALPDMPTLPAKMGIAIDTGPAPLLSDTSADFRFERSPDGIILRADGAEHGQPVTEHTAAAALIDLANWFLGTNGAAAGRMAKHLKTTALPAVWQTTGPAPAAPRLQPGNHTYGAPFGSIDASDLAALIQDSQAMALRVTPWRLFTLENAKAHAPHGFITDANDPLLHTHACPGAPACASATVDTRSLARQLAKPGLHISGCAKGCAHPRRATTTLVGNNGTFDLVENGHPWDAPRQRGLTAQDLLTPAS
- a CDS encoding precorrin-8X methylmutase, which translates into the protein MPYEYETDGAAIYLQSFATIRAEADLDQFAPDEEQVAVRMIHAAGLVGLEQNCLFSPGFVQAARAALEAGAPILCDARMVSEGITRPRLPANNDVICTLHNDGVRELAADMQNTRSAAALELWRPHLQGAVVAIGNAPTALFHLLNMLEDPDCPRPAAIIGCPVGFVGAVESKDALWADQPVPCCIVQGRLGGSAITVAAVNAIASRKE
- the cobI gene encoding precorrin-2 C(20)-methyltransferase, whose product is MAQTTGTIHGVGLGPGAQDLLSVRADRLVRNAKHVAFFRKAGRPGQARRIVNGMLADTAIEFPMEYPVTTEIPLTDPRYNQIMSAFYTDCTAHLRRLAEGGEDVVVLCEGDPFFYGSFMHLYTRLEPHVPVEVVPAITGMSGAWTATGAPITWGDDILTILMGTLDEDTLVHRMGQADALVVMKIGRNIDKVRSALKRAGKFEDAYLIEYAAMPNQNVQKLCEAEGKVTPYFSIIVVHGQGRRP